One genomic window of Luteitalea pratensis includes the following:
- a CDS encoding DUF5655 domain-containing protein, giving the protein MERGHECHHCKQWIAAGETHDCWSATETALTRDLHEDLQDAYDRLREAATELGEQRIYASHHSIMFARRACYFFVRPKRAWLEVCIFLDRALTGPRIRRADRASSTRVANLLRVTHRDEVEAPITDWMREAYELVAESGAMVNKARGRVAATRTTPPPQARGAKKR; this is encoded by the coding sequence ATGGAGCGCGGACACGAGTGCCATCACTGCAAGCAGTGGATCGCCGCAGGCGAGACGCACGACTGCTGGTCGGCCACCGAAACGGCGCTGACGCGGGACCTGCACGAGGACCTGCAGGACGCGTATGACCGGCTGCGCGAGGCCGCGACGGAGCTGGGCGAGCAGCGGATCTACGCGTCGCACCACTCGATCATGTTCGCGCGGCGTGCCTGCTACTTCTTCGTGCGCCCGAAACGCGCGTGGCTGGAGGTCTGCATCTTCCTCGATCGGGCGTTGACCGGGCCAAGGATTCGCCGCGCCGATCGAGCGTCGAGCACCCGGGTCGCGAACCTGCTGCGCGTGACGCACCGGGACGAGGTCGAAGCCCCGATCACGGACTGGATGCGCGAGGCCTATGAACTCGTCGCCGAGAGCGGTGCGATGGTGAACAAGGCGCGTGGCCGCGTGGCCGCGACCAGGACCACCCCACCACCGCAGGCACGAGGCGCGAAGAAGCGCTGA